The proteins below come from a single Eubacterium limosum genomic window:
- the nuoE gene encoding NADH-quinone oxidoreductase subunit NuoE produces the protein MNHEHHHDHHCGCGCQDEPKFPELDAVLDAYADVAGSLITILQKAQETYGYLSPDLMLYISRETDIPVAKIYGVATFYAQFRMNPVGKHLIMLCQGTACHVNGSSMIEEAVVEYLGINEGETTEDGLFTLENVACLGCCSLSPVMMIDGETYGQLTKDKVVNILTELKEQEA, from the coding sequence ATGAATCACGAACACCATCATGATCATCACTGTGGCTGCGGCTGTCAGGATGAACCCAAATTTCCAGAATTAGATGCAGTTCTGGACGCGTACGCCGATGTGGCAGGAAGCCTGATTACCATTCTGCAGAAGGCTCAGGAAACTTACGGCTATTTGTCTCCGGACTTAATGTTGTATATTTCTCGTGAAACAGACATTCCAGTAGCGAAGATATACGGTGTTGCAACTTTTTATGCCCAATTCCGTATGAATCCTGTCGGTAAGCATCTGATCATGCTATGTCAGGGAACAGCCTGCCATGTTAATGGATCTTCGATGATTGAGGAGGCCGTAGTAGAGTATCTTGGAATTAACGAAGGGGAAACCACTGAGGATGGCCTTTTCACTTTAGAGAATGTTGCATGCCTGGGCTGCTGCTCTTTATCGCCGGTTATGATGATTGACGGAGAAACCTATGGGCAGCTTACAAAAGATAAGGTAGTTAACATTTTAACAGAACTGAAGGAACAGGAGGCGTAG
- a CDS encoding FAD-dependent oxidoreductase, producing MKKLRININGKEVTGFAEQTILDVARENGIDIPTLCYDERTEIYGSCGLCMVEVEGNPKLLKACATPIAEGMVITTKSDRVLESRKTNLELLLSKHIGDCVAPCQLECPGQTDCQGYVGLIANGEYEEAIKLIKDRLPLPASIGRVCPHPCEKACRRGLVDEPVSILWLKRFAADLDIDKGMFMPEIAPDTHKSIGVIGGGPGGLTAAYFLRKAGHAVTIYEAMPKAGGMLRYGIPEYRLPKTVLDEEIKLIEDMGVTIKTGVRIGADLPFETLRKQHDAMYVAIGAWTSSGLRCEGVDADGVIGGIELLRQIVNNEPANLGDRVAIVGGGNTAMDACRSAVRLGAKEVYNVYRRTVAEMPAEQEEIEEAQEEGVVFKNLCNPIEIIKDENGHVKQMLLQKMELGEPDASGRRRPVPIEGETERIDVDTVILAIGQGIDPEGMDGLELTKFNTVVADEETFTTNLEGVFAGGDCANDGASIAIRAIGEAKKAVSFINGYLQGHEIRYRKPYYVTRDDIDADYLEGKKKYKRPPMAHLTPEERKNTFEEIVKGYTPEQAREEASRCLECGCHDYFECKLVDYANQYDVAPERFDGENEELIFEDDHPFIVRNPNKCILCGRCVRACDEVVGVTALGLMNRGFDTVVVPSLGGKLADSGCISCGTCISVCPTGALGERARGFKNVPTDTKKTLTTCGYCGAGCQMVVETMGDTIVKAVPTDITAANNEGVMCGRGRFGTNQVQLGDRLTKPLIRNAKGQLEETDWYDAFVAIAKKAQTISARNGAEALKVAVSPKYTTEEIAMIKKLADSLRAETFSFSNTAHGEDSVLPCSGEIHSMDEVLSADAILVLGCLRINNPVLRYKLSQASKRGASIFFINAAEDGMNRIGDEFTTEYDDLDFLGEITKYVLENRKAADTPDGLEDLKDSLAALEISEESEMIGNALVNAKHPMVVLGGKYITEEASALAADIAVLLGKSDGPRRGVFRVEQKNNSKALGLLGVTQTPEVLDNAKGIMIFGEDPNADLSGYDFIMVQDTHLTLAAQKADVVLPALAFPEVAGTFINTEGRMQRVTPAVSRALPYTNIGMVVEIGKILGEKPGSTCTGLIRRTLQAEIPELMNVEIGSQIHSGRCEGSAHLVPMKKDGFLFEEIPYTDFLMNEITGEIKKVTRK from the coding sequence ATGAAGAAATTAAGAATTAACATTAACGGAAAAGAAGTAACGGGTTTTGCAGAACAGACCATTTTAGATGTTGCCCGCGAAAACGGTATTGATATCCCGACTCTTTGCTATGACGAACGCACCGAGATTTATGGCTCCTGCGGCCTCTGCATGGTAGAAGTTGAAGGTAATCCAAAGCTCTTGAAAGCCTGCGCAACGCCCATTGCTGAGGGAATGGTTATCACGACTAAATCTGACAGAGTGTTGGAATCCAGAAAAACAAACCTGGAGCTTCTGTTATCCAAGCATATCGGCGATTGTGTGGCACCGTGTCAGCTGGAATGTCCGGGACAGACAGACTGTCAGGGATACGTTGGGCTTATAGCAAACGGGGAATATGAAGAAGCCATCAAGCTGATCAAGGATCGTCTGCCTTTGCCGGCATCTATTGGACGTGTTTGTCCGCACCCCTGCGAAAAGGCCTGCCGACGCGGCTTAGTAGATGAGCCTGTTTCGATTTTATGGCTCAAGCGATTTGCGGCGGATCTGGACATCGACAAAGGAATGTTTATGCCTGAAATCGCACCGGATACCCACAAAAGCATTGGCGTTATCGGCGGCGGCCCTGGCGGACTGACTGCAGCTTATTTTCTGAGAAAAGCGGGACATGCGGTCACCATATATGAAGCGATGCCTAAAGCCGGTGGAATGCTGCGCTATGGGATTCCTGAATATCGTCTGCCCAAAACCGTTCTGGATGAGGAAATCAAGCTGATAGAAGATATGGGCGTCACCATTAAGACAGGGGTACGCATTGGCGCGGATCTGCCCTTTGAGACCCTGAGAAAACAGCATGACGCCATGTATGTTGCCATTGGCGCCTGGACCAGCAGCGGACTGCGCTGTGAAGGCGTCGACGCTGATGGGGTCATTGGCGGGATTGAACTGCTCAGACAGATTGTCAACAATGAACCGGCAAACCTGGGTGACAGAGTCGCCATTGTCGGCGGCGGGAATACTGCTATGGATGCCTGCAGAAGCGCAGTACGCTTAGGTGCAAAGGAAGTTTATAATGTGTATCGCCGTACAGTAGCGGAAATGCCGGCTGAACAGGAAGAGATCGAGGAAGCGCAGGAAGAAGGCGTTGTCTTTAAGAACCTGTGCAATCCGATAGAAATTATTAAAGATGAAAATGGACATGTCAAGCAGATGCTGCTTCAGAAAATGGAACTGGGTGAACCGGATGCCAGTGGCCGCCGCCGTCCTGTTCCCATTGAAGGAGAAACGGAACGGATTGATGTGGACACTGTTATTCTGGCCATTGGCCAGGGAATAGACCCTGAAGGTATGGACGGGCTTGAACTGACGAAGTTCAATACAGTTGTCGCAGATGAAGAAACCTTTACGACGAACCTTGAGGGCGTCTTTGCAGGCGGTGACTGTGCCAATGACGGCGCTTCTATTGCGATCCGTGCCATTGGAGAAGCTAAAAAGGCAGTCAGCTTTATTAACGGATATCTGCAGGGACATGAAATTCGTTATCGCAAACCCTATTATGTCACCAGAGATGATATCGACGCAGATTATCTGGAAGGCAAAAAGAAATATAAGCGGCCTCCAATGGCGCATCTTACACCAGAGGAACGTAAAAATACCTTTGAAGAAATCGTCAAGGGTTATACACCTGAACAGGCCAGAGAAGAAGCGTCACGCTGTCTGGAATGCGGCTGTCACGATTACTTTGAATGTAAGCTGGTAGATTACGCCAATCAGTATGATGTGGCACCTGAACGCTTTGACGGTGAAAATGAAGAACTGATTTTTGAAGACGACCATCCATTTATTGTACGCAACCCTAATAAATGTATTCTCTGTGGCCGCTGTGTACGTGCCTGTGATGAGGTTGTTGGAGTGACCGCTCTTGGCCTGATGAATCGTGGCTTTGATACTGTCGTTGTACCGTCCCTTGGCGGAAAACTGGCTGATTCCGGCTGTATTTCCTGTGGAACCTGTATTTCTGTATGCCCAACCGGAGCGCTGGGAGAACGGGCGAGAGGCTTCAAGAACGTGCCGACCGATACAAAGAAGACACTAACAACCTGCGGATACTGTGGCGCCGGCTGCCAAATGGTAGTTGAGACCATGGGCGACACCATCGTGAAAGCAGTGCCAACCGATATCACTGCTGCGAATAATGAAGGCGTGATGTGTGGACGCGGACGTTTTGGAACTAACCAGGTTCAGTTGGGCGATCGCCTGACCAAGCCGTTAATCCGAAATGCAAAGGGACAACTGGAGGAAACAGACTGGTATGACGCTTTTGTCGCAATCGCCAAAAAAGCACAGACCATTTCTGCAAGAAATGGAGCAGAGGCTTTAAAAGTTGCTGTTTCACCCAAATATACTACTGAAGAGATTGCCATGATTAAAAAGCTGGCAGATAGTCTGAGAGCAGAAACATTCTCCTTCAGCAACACCGCTCACGGCGAAGATTCCGTACTGCCGTGCAGCGGCGAAATCCACAGTATGGATGAAGTTCTTTCAGCAGACGCTATACTGGTGCTGGGGTGCCTGCGGATAAACAACCCTGTGCTGCGCTATAAGCTCAGCCAGGCTTCTAAACGCGGTGCCTCAATCTTCTTCATCAATGCAGCTGAAGATGGGATGAATCGCATTGGGGATGAATTTACAACCGAATATGACGACTTGGATTTCCTGGGCGAAATTACAAAATATGTCCTTGAAAATCGGAAGGCAGCAGACACCCCCGATGGTTTAGAAGATTTGAAGGATTCTCTGGCAGCGCTTGAGATCAGCGAAGAATCTGAAATGATCGGGAATGCACTGGTGAACGCGAAACACCCGATGGTGGTTCTTGGCGGTAAATATATCACGGAAGAAGCTTCTGCTCTGGCAGCAGATATTGCGGTCCTCTTAGGAAAGAGCGATGGACCGAGACGCGGCGTTTTCAGAGTTGAACAGAAAAATAACAGCAAGGCACTTGGTCTGCTGGGTGTTACTCAGACACCTGAAGTACTGGACAATGCAAAAGGGATTATGATTTTTGGCGAAGACCCCAACGCGGATTTATCCGGTTATGATTTTATCATGGTTCAGGATACACACCTGACCCTAGCTGCCCAAAAGGCAGACGTTGTTCTTCCGGCACTGGCGTTCCCTGAAGTTGCAGGAACCTTTATCAATACTGAAGGCAGAATGCAGCGTGTCACACCGGCGGTCTCTCGCGCACTGCCCTATACCAACATTGGTATGGTAGTGGAAATTGGAAAAATCCTGGGTGAAAAGCCTGGTTCTACCTGTACCGGCCTGATCCGCAGAACGCTCCAGGCAGAGATACCTGAGCTGATGAATGTTGAGATTGGCAGTCAGATCCATAGCGGCAGATGTGAAGGCTCAGCTCATCTGGTACCGATGAAAAAGGATGGCTTCCTGTTTGAAGAAATCCCATATACGGACTTCCTGATGAATGAAATCACCGGTGAAATTAAAAAAGTAACACGCAAATAA
- a CDS encoding flavodoxin produces the protein MRKNENNKNIAVIYWSNSENTEIMAEKISNGIDEAGQKADLYNVSQFPIERIADYDKVALGCPSMDGEALEKNTFEPFFEEIESNLKGKKVALFGSYGWGNGEWMRDWEDRIGHTGARLFDEGLMIKEFPDDAGRHACVEFGKAFASF, from the coding sequence ATGAGAAAAAATGAAAACAATAAGAATATTGCTGTTATTTATTGGAGCAATAGTGAAAATACAGAGATTATGGCCGAAAAAATTTCCAATGGCATTGATGAAGCCGGTCAGAAAGCAGATCTTTATAATGTAAGTCAGTTTCCGATCGAACGGATTGCAGACTATGATAAAGTAGCCCTTGGATGTCCGTCGATGGACGGTGAAGCGCTTGAAAAGAATACCTTTGAACCATTTTTTGAAGAAATCGAGTCCAATCTCAAAGGAAAAAAAGTAGCCCTTTTTGGTTCCTATGGGTGGGGCAACGGCGAATGGATGCGTGATTGGGAAGATCGGATTGGTCATACCGGAGCCCGTCTGTTTGACGAAGGACTGATGATCAAGGAATTCCCAGACGATGCTGGTCGCCATGCCTGTGTCGAGTTTGGAAAGGCCTTTGCAAGCTTTTAA
- the ilvN gene encoding acetolactate synthase small subunit, translating into MENYCLSLLVENNFGVLSRIAGLFARRGYNIDSLTVGTTEDAKVSRITITVTGDEHILAQIKKQLNKLIDVIKVIELKPEDSIRRELVFIKVKANDETRSNIVEISNLFRANVVDVARESLVLEITGTRDKVDAFFNMIEPYGILEFVRSGDTGLQRGHRMI; encoded by the coding sequence ATGGAAAACTATTGTTTATCCCTCTTGGTTGAAAATAACTTTGGGGTTTTAAGCCGTATTGCAGGGCTTTTTGCACGGCGCGGCTATAATATTGACAGCCTGACTGTCGGCACAACAGAGGATGCCAAGGTATCCCGTATCACCATCACGGTTACGGGTGATGAGCATATCCTTGCTCAGATAAAAAAACAGCTCAATAAGCTTATCGATGTCATCAAGGTCATTGAACTTAAGCCTGAGGACTCCATTCGCAGGGAGCTGGTGTTTATTAAGGTCAAAGCCAATGATGAAACCCGCTCAAACATTGTAGAAATCTCCAATTTATTCAGAGCCAATGTTGTAGATGTGGCACGCGAAAGCCTGGTGCTGGAGATTACCGGTACCCGGGATAAGGTCGATGCGTTTTTTAATATGATTGAGCCCTATGGAATTTTAGAATTTGTGCGCTCCGGCGATACTGGCCTTCAGAGAGGCCACCGGATGATTTAG
- the ilvB gene encoding biosynthetic-type acetolactate synthase large subunit produces the protein MLAAKLILKCLEKENVEVVFGYPGGALLPLYEAFRESPIQHVLVRNEQAGPHYASGYSRESGKVGVCLATSGPGATNMVTGIATAYLDSIPLVAITGQVNRDLIGTDAFQEADITGATEPFTKHSYLVQDAADIPRIIREAFHIASTGRPGPVLIDIPRDVQNTNLKSVKYCEKVEIRGYKPTYEGHTGQIRRAIRKMKAAKRPIVYAGGGVVLSYAEKELLTFAEQNGIPVITTLMGIGCFPEDNPLYCGIAGSHGFEYSNKILEAADLCICVGARMSDRGTNNLMDMINDMELIHIDIDPAEIGKNIDDTNVPIVGDARTVLLDLIQKDLKKDTRDWLKTIEIIKENHPLLYDTHLDLGLVNPKLLFEKLGEIASDNATVVADVGLNQIWSALYFKVCKDRHYFTSGGLGTMGYSIPAAGGAAFATRENPKQIFAICGDGSFQMSMGELGVIAEHNLDINMIMINNHKLGMVRQLQHDIYGKNHYSGTDINFSIDFMKLAEAYGIKGYRASTNVEAEAALNDAVAHKGPTLIECQVHEDFIKI, from the coding sequence CTGTTAGCAGCAAAGTTGATTTTAAAGTGTTTGGAGAAAGAGAATGTGGAGGTCGTCTTCGGTTATCCGGGCGGTGCGCTGCTGCCCTTGTACGAAGCGTTTCGTGAATCCCCCATCCAGCATGTGCTGGTCCGGAATGAACAGGCAGGACCACATTACGCCAGCGGTTATTCAAGAGAGTCCGGCAAGGTAGGCGTCTGTCTGGCAACCTCTGGTCCAGGAGCAACCAATATGGTCACTGGAATCGCTACCGCTTATTTGGATTCTATTCCACTTGTCGCCATTACAGGGCAGGTTAACAGAGATCTTATTGGAACGGATGCTTTTCAGGAAGCAGATATTACCGGTGCCACCGAGCCGTTTACCAAGCATTCTTATCTGGTTCAGGACGCCGCAGATATTCCAAGGATTATAAGAGAAGCATTTCACATTGCTTCCACAGGCCGACCGGGCCCTGTTTTGATTGACATTCCAAGAGATGTGCAGAACACAAATCTCAAAAGTGTAAAATACTGTGAGAAGGTAGAGATACGGGGATATAAACCAACCTACGAGGGACATACCGGTCAGATACGGAGAGCGATCAGAAAGATGAAAGCAGCCAAGCGTCCGATTGTTTATGCTGGCGGCGGCGTTGTTTTAAGCTATGCCGAAAAAGAACTCCTTACCTTTGCCGAACAGAACGGTATTCCTGTTATCACCACACTGATGGGGATTGGATGCTTCCCGGAAGACAATCCGCTGTATTGCGGTATTGCCGGCAGCCACGGTTTCGAATACTCGAATAAAATTTTAGAGGCAGCGGATCTTTGCATCTGTGTAGGGGCCCGGATGTCGGACAGGGGAACCAATAACCTGATGGATATGATCAATGATATGGAGCTTATCCATATTGACATTGACCCTGCGGAAATCGGAAAAAACATTGATGATACCAATGTGCCCATTGTAGGCGATGCGCGTACGGTTTTACTCGACCTGATCCAGAAGGATTTAAAAAAGGATACCAGAGACTGGCTGAAAACCATTGAGATCATCAAGGAAAACCATCCGCTCCTGTACGACACACATCTGGATTTAGGCCTGGTGAATCCCAAGCTTTTGTTTGAAAAGTTAGGGGAGATCGCTTCGGATAACGCAACCGTTGTTGCTGATGTTGGGCTGAATCAGATTTGGTCGGCGCTGTATTTCAAGGTTTGTAAGGATCGGCATTACTTTACTTCAGGTGGTTTGGGAACGATGGGCTACAGTATCCCGGCAGCTGGTGGCGCTGCTTTTGCGACGCGGGAAAATCCGAAGCAGATTTTCGCGATTTGCGGTGACGGCAGCTTCCAGATGTCCATGGGTGAGCTGGGAGTTATCGCAGAGCACAATCTGGATATCAATATGATTATGATCAACAATCATAAGCTTGGAATGGTTCGGCAGCTCCAGCACGATATTTATGGCAAAAATCATTACAGCGGCACAGACATTAACTTCAGCATTGATTTTATGAAGCTGGCTGAGGCATACGGTATTAAAGGGTATCGGGCAAGCACAAATGTAGAGGCTGAAGCTGCCTTAAATGATGCCGTCGCTCATAAAGGGCCGACTCTGATCGAATGTCAGGTTCATGAAGACTTTATAAAGATTTAG
- a CDS encoding DUF362 domain-containing protein, translating to MSQVALIQCDSYDTEAVYKALKQGVAALGGIECFVRPAEKILLKPNLLRGKKKESAVTTHPAVFEAMVRILDEAACKNLCYGDSPGIGNPEKVAEEAGIKEVADRHSISLLEFSKGKTVAYPEGVTTKKFELAEGVLESDAIISICKMKTHGLTRITGAVKNQLGCVYGFNKGACHARYPDSLQFGKMLVDLNLCIKPRLFVMDGIIAMEGNGPASGTPVAMNLLLVSDDPVALDATFARLVDLEPSYVPTIASGEEMGLGTGDADKIEILGEKLEDHINRNFNVERIPVRSEVNSTIGQLSKIRGLITRKPVIIEERCVRCGICVASCPLEDKALTWKETRNGRIPHYNYHKCIRCYCCQEMCPKKAITVKTPLLGKLLIYR from the coding sequence ATGTCTCAGGTAGCTTTAATTCAATGCGATTCCTATGACACAGAAGCTGTCTATAAAGCCCTAAAGCAGGGTGTGGCGGCGTTGGGGGGAATCGAGTGTTTTGTCCGCCCGGCGGAAAAGATTTTACTGAAGCCTAATCTGCTTCGTGGGAAGAAAAAGGAAAGTGCTGTAACGACCCATCCGGCAGTATTTGAAGCAATGGTTCGTATTCTGGACGAGGCGGCGTGTAAGAATCTGTGCTATGGTGATTCCCCGGGAATCGGAAATCCTGAAAAGGTTGCAGAGGAAGCGGGAATCAAGGAAGTGGCTGACCGGCATAGCATCTCGCTGCTGGAGTTTTCAAAGGGAAAAACGGTCGCCTACCCTGAAGGGGTGACAACCAAAAAATTTGAACTGGCTGAGGGTGTCTTGGAAAGCGATGCTATTATCAGCATCTGTAAGATGAAAACTCATGGTCTCACACGGATTACCGGTGCGGTAAAGAACCAGCTTGGCTGTGTTTATGGATTTAATAAAGGAGCATGCCACGCGCGCTACCCTGACAGTCTGCAATTTGGAAAAATGCTGGTCGATCTGAATCTGTGCATAAAGCCTCGCCTTTTCGTGATGGATGGAATCATCGCAATGGAGGGGAATGGTCCGGCGTCAGGAACACCTGTCGCCATGAATCTGCTCCTGGTCTCAGATGATCCTGTCGCCCTGGACGCTACCTTTGCCCGTCTGGTGGATCTGGAGCCGTCTTATGTGCCAACCATTGCTTCAGGTGAAGAAATGGGCCTTGGCACTGGTGACGCTGATAAAATTGAGATTCTTGGTGAAAAGCTCGAGGACCACATCAACCGCAACTTTAATGTTGAGCGGATTCCGGTCCGTTCCGAGGTAAACAGCACTATTGGCCAGCTGTCTAAAATCAGAGGACTGATTACCAGAAAGCCTGTTATTATCGAAGAACGCTGTGTACGCTGCGGCATCTGCGTAGCCTCCTGTCCTCTGGAGGATAAAGCGCTGACATGGAAAGAAACACGCAATGGCCGCATACCGCATTACAATTACCATAAATGCATTCGCTGTTATTGTTGCCAGGAAATGTGTCCTAAAAAGGCCATTACAGTTAAAACACCGCTTTTAGGTAAATTGTTGATATATCGTTAA
- a CDS encoding NADH-quinone oxidoreductase subunit NuoF — MENYKVIIGQGSCGIAAGAAKVEEAFKDQIAAKSLSIDLEKTGCIGTCYLEPIVDVVDPSGSKITYVNVNTADVERIVDEHILGQKNITDLQMAAQDREMIAKQKRVVLQNCGIIDPERIEDYLAVEGYKAAEKAIKMTPEEIIETVKIAGLGGRGGAGFPTWFKWNEAHKAKGDVKYLICNADEGDPGAFMDRSVLESDPHALIEGMIIAAKAIGASQGVVYVRAEYPLAIKRLENAIGQAREKGYLGENIFGSAFSFDLRIKAGAGAFVCGEETALIASLEGERGMPRLKPPFPAQKGYWAKPTNINNVETYANVPWIFRNSGETYGQLGNENSKGTKVFALTGKIKKGGLVEIPMGLTLRDVIYDIGGGIKNDKAFKAVQMGGPSGGCVPAELVDTVIDYPSIIKTGAIMGSGGMVVMDETTCMVDMARFFLDFTRKESCGKCNYCRIGTMRMLEILTRITEGDGRDGDIELLEELCLKVKEGSMCGLGQTAPNPVLTTLRYFRNEYEDHIYKHKCTAHSCKALITYSIDEEKCVGCTRCAKNCPVEAISGAPKKVHVIDQEKCIKCGKCASVCKFDAVIVD, encoded by the coding sequence ATGGAAAACTATAAAGTAATCATTGGACAGGGAAGCTGCGGGATCGCTGCTGGCGCCGCAAAGGTGGAAGAAGCCTTTAAAGATCAGATTGCTGCAAAGAGTCTGAGCATTGATCTTGAAAAAACAGGCTGTATCGGCACCTGTTATCTGGAACCCATTGTGGATGTGGTTGATCCTTCCGGCAGTAAGATTACCTATGTCAATGTAAATACCGCTGATGTTGAACGCATTGTGGATGAACATATCCTTGGTCAGAAAAATATTACAGATCTGCAGATGGCTGCTCAGGACAGAGAAATGATTGCCAAGCAAAAGCGCGTGGTACTTCAGAACTGTGGTATCATTGATCCTGAACGTATTGAGGATTATCTGGCTGTAGAGGGCTATAAAGCCGCTGAGAAGGCCATTAAGATGACGCCTGAGGAAATCATTGAAACGGTCAAAATCGCTGGATTAGGGGGCCGTGGTGGTGCAGGATTCCCAACCTGGTTTAAATGGAACGAGGCTCATAAGGCAAAGGGGGATGTCAAATATTTGATCTGTAACGCTGACGAAGGTGACCCTGGCGCATTTATGGACCGGTCCGTTCTCGAAAGTGATCCTCATGCGCTTATTGAAGGCATGATCATTGCCGCTAAGGCTATTGGGGCCAGCCAGGGGGTTGTCTATGTCCGCGCCGAGTATCCGCTGGCCATCAAGCGTCTTGAAAATGCCATTGGACAGGCTAGAGAAAAAGGATACCTGGGCGAAAATATTTTTGGTTCAGCCTTCAGCTTTGATCTGAGAATAAAAGCCGGCGCCGGTGCTTTTGTCTGCGGTGAAGAAACCGCGTTAATCGCATCACTTGAAGGCGAACGCGGGATGCCCCGCCTCAAGCCGCCATTCCCGGCACAGAAGGGCTACTGGGCAAAACCGACCAATATTAATAACGTAGAAACCTATGCAAACGTGCCGTGGATCTTCAGAAACTCCGGTGAAACCTATGGGCAGCTCGGAAATGAAAACTCCAAGGGGACCAAAGTATTTGCCTTAACCGGTAAAATCAAAAAGGGCGGCCTGGTTGAAATTCCAATGGGATTAACCCTTCGTGATGTTATTTATGATATTGGCGGCGGCATTAAAAACGATAAGGCCTTTAAGGCTGTTCAGATGGGCGGGCCATCCGGAGGATGTGTTCCGGCTGAGCTGGTGGATACGGTTATCGACTACCCTTCCATTATTAAAACCGGCGCGATCATGGGCTCCGGCGGGATGGTTGTTATGGATGAAACCACCTGTATGGTTGATATGGCGCGTTTCTTCCTGGATTTCACCCGGAAAGAATCCTGTGGTAAATGCAACTACTGCCGCATTGGGACCATGCGTATGCTGGAAATTTTGACACGTATCACAGAAGGCGATGGACGCGACGGTGACATCGAGCTTCTCGAAGAGCTCTGCCTCAAGGTTAAGGAGGGTTCTATGTGTGGTCTTGGCCAGACAGCACCGAACCCTGTTCTCACCACACTACGTTATTTCAGAAACGAGTATGAAGATCATATTTACAAGCATAAGTGTACAGCTCACAGCTGTAAGGCCCTGATTACCTACAGCATTGATGAAGAAAAATGCGTTGGCTGTACCCGATGTGCTAAAAACTGCCCTGTTGAGGCCATTTCAGGCGCACCTAAGAAAGTTCATGTTATCGATCAGGAAAAATGTATTAAGTGCGGCAAATGTGCCAGCGTTTGTAAATTTGATGCGGTAATCGTGGATTAG
- a CDS encoding DUF3887 domain-containing protein, whose product MKKKKYLALFLIAVSAMLLFTGCNKGKYGEDTKMKSEEITRSLVQALAEGDYAKAADDFSYTTKAKEEINAQSLETLWEGLSEGKGNFREVSGLEDDNWDKELKITVMCSFEKGTAELVVAFDRTVKIKSIYPG is encoded by the coding sequence ATGAAAAAGAAAAAATATCTGGCACTTTTTTTGATTGCGGTATCGGCCATGCTTCTGTTTACCGGTTGCAACAAGGGAAAATATGGTGAGGACACTAAGATGAAATCAGAAGAAATCACCCGTTCGCTGGTACAGGCTCTGGCTGAGGGAGATTATGCAAAAGCGGCTGACGATTTCTCATATACCACTAAGGCGAAGGAAGAAATAAATGCTCAATCACTTGAAACGCTCTGGGAGGGATTGTCTGAAGGAAAAGGTAATTTTAGAGAAGTATCCGGCCTTGAGGACGATAACTGGGATAAGGAGTTGAAAATTACGGTGATGTGTTCCTTTGAAAAGGGAACAGCAGAGCTTGTGGTGGCGTTTGACCGGACGGTAAAGATAAAATCAATCTATCCTGGCTGA
- a CDS encoding DMT family transporter — MNSKNRGVCFILLAVTLMSTGGLLIKSIEASAISIAFGRSLIAGCVFLPFIKWKKIKFSKNYIGLIISYTYLTISFVIATKLTTAANAIILQCTAPLWLYLAYLIGGKKKLVVREFIPRVTILAGIIIIFCDPLNASGNVTAMAGNILALSAGIAYALEQYFMEKKYPMDDITIIGFINFIMAGVMLVFMHSQISFSGIPAINWLYLVLLGVFQIGISYLFFLKGVRLVSAFEASILSLLEPILNPVFVFLFVGEVPSTYTICGFAAILCGIMLTLIPNKKATVVALGMEEVTETEEQKKKLLE, encoded by the coding sequence ATGAATTCAAAAAATAGAGGAGTATGCTTTATTTTACTGGCCGTCACACTGATGAGTACAGGCGGCCTTTTAATTAAAAGCATTGAGGCGAGTGCGATCAGCATTGCGTTTGGGAGAAGCTTGATTGCAGGGTGCGTTTTTCTGCCGTTTATAAAATGGAAAAAAATTAAGTTCAGCAAAAATTATATAGGTCTTATTATTTCTTATACTTATCTGACCATTAGTTTTGTCATTGCCACTAAGCTGACAACTGCTGCCAATGCGATTATACTACAGTGTACAGCACCTCTGTGGCTCTATCTGGCCTATCTTATCGGAGGAAAGAAGAAACTGGTCGTGCGGGAGTTTATTCCAAGGGTTACGATCTTAGCCGGAATTATCATTATTTTTTGCGACCCGCTGAACGCCTCTGGCAATGTGACCGCCATGGCTGGAAATATTTTAGCCTTATCAGCCGGTATTGCTTATGCGCTTGAACAGTATTTTATGGAGAAAAAGTATCCGATGGATGACATCACCATCATTGGATTTATCAATTTTATCATGGCTGGGGTAATGCTTGTGTTTATGCACAGCCAGATATCTTTTTCGGGTATCCCCGCGATAAACTGGCTGTACCTTGTATTACTCGGCGTCTTTCAAATTGGTATCTCTTACCTGTTTTTTCTCAAAGGGGTCCGGTTGGTATCGGCATTTGAAGCGTCGATTCTCTCGTTGCTGGAGCCGATACTTAACCCTGTCTTTGTCTTTTTATTTGTGGGCGAGGTTCCGAGTACTTACACAATTTGCGGATTTGCGGCCATTTTATGTGGGATTATGCTGACACTTATTCCCAATAAAAAGGCAACTGTGGTGGCATTGGGAATGGAAGAAGTCACCGAGACTGAAGAACAAAAGAAAAAATTATTAGAATAA